Proteins found in one Polymorphobacter fuscus genomic segment:
- a CDS encoding TIGR04283 family arsenosugar biosynthesis glycosyltransferase, whose translation MKGVAIVIPMLNEAATLPRLARCLAALDPAPDELIVVDGGSTDASVAVARAAGLTVIAAPRGRAAQCNAGIAATMSPIVCVLHVDTWLPDDGIDVIRRTLDDERVNLAGFTAILSGPDKVRWVTSFHNWIKTWYAPLIFRPHLFLRGGRLLFGDHAMFFRRDAFAAVGGFDERMTVMEEADLCVRMARLGRARLVNRIVLTSDRRVARWGEWRANWIYLKVGVMWGLNIRPQALGKHYPDVR comes from the coding sequence GTGAAAGGCGTTGCGATCGTCATACCCATGTTGAACGAGGCAGCGACGCTACCGCGGCTCGCCCGCTGTCTCGCGGCGCTCGATCCCGCACCCGATGAACTGATCGTGGTCGATGGCGGCAGCACGGACGCTTCGGTTGCCGTCGCGCGCGCAGCCGGCCTGACCGTGATCGCGGCGCCGCGCGGCCGGGCAGCCCAGTGCAACGCCGGTATTGCCGCGACGATGTCGCCGATCGTCTGCGTGCTCCATGTCGACACCTGGCTGCCCGACGACGGCATCGACGTGATCCGCCGCACGCTGGACGACGAGCGCGTGAACCTTGCTGGCTTCACCGCAATCCTGTCAGGCCCCGACAAGGTGCGCTGGGTCACGTCCTTCCACAACTGGATCAAGACCTGGTACGCGCCGCTGATTTTCCGGCCGCACCTGTTCCTGCGCGGCGGGCGGCTGTTGTTCGGGGATCACGCGATGTTCTTCCGTCGCGACGCATTCGCAGCGGTGGGTGGCTTCGACGAGCGCATGACGGTGATGGAGGAGGCCGACCTGTGCGTGCGGATGGCGCGGCTCGGGCGCGCGCGGCTGGTCAACCGCATCGTGTTGACGTCCGACCGGCGTGTCGCGCGCTGGGGGGAGTGGCGGGCGAACTGGATATACCTGAAGGTCGGCGTGATGTGGGGTCTCAACATTCGGCCGCAGGCATTGGGGAAGCATTACCCGGACGTGCGCTGA
- a CDS encoding LysR family transcriptional regulator, whose protein sequence is MTNPGLPTFDQLRVFIAVVDTGSFAAAGRRLNRAVSVISYGIANLEAQLGVRLFDRAGTRKPVLTDAGRAVLAEARGVAQGIDGLRAKVKGLLDGLEAEVNLAVDVMLPVHRLGLILRAFATQFPTVTLRLHVETLGAVTALVNDQKAVVGISGPLATSITGLETIAAGAVAMVPVAAPDHPLARMLPIPPGAGRNYVQLVLTDRSPLTEGRDFSVLSPRTWRLADLGAKHALLREGIGWGNMPLPLIEPDLVAGTLVRLAMPEAPGGTYRFSGIWRRDVPPGPAAAWLLDQFIERGRSDGDSAGLADI, encoded by the coding sequence ATGACGAACCCCGGCCTGCCCACCTTCGACCAGTTGCGGGTCTTCATCGCGGTCGTCGATACCGGCAGCTTTGCCGCAGCCGGCCGCCGGCTGAACCGGGCCGTGTCGGTAATCAGCTATGGCATTGCCAATCTGGAGGCGCAGCTCGGCGTCCGGCTGTTCGATCGCGCGGGCACGCGCAAGCCGGTGCTGACCGATGCCGGTCGCGCCGTGCTGGCGGAAGCGCGGGGGGTCGCCCAGGGCATCGACGGGCTGCGCGCCAAGGTCAAGGGCCTGCTCGACGGGTTGGAGGCAGAGGTCAATCTGGCCGTCGATGTCATGCTGCCGGTGCACCGGCTGGGGCTGATCCTGCGCGCCTTTGCCACCCAGTTCCCCACGGTGACGCTGCGACTGCATGTCGAGACGCTGGGGGCGGTCACGGCGCTGGTCAACGACCAGAAGGCGGTGGTCGGCATTTCGGGACCGCTGGCGACCAGCATCACCGGGCTGGAAACAATTGCCGCCGGCGCGGTAGCGATGGTGCCGGTGGCGGCGCCCGACCACCCGCTGGCGCGGATGCTGCCGATCCCGCCGGGGGCCGGGCGCAACTATGTCCAGCTGGTGCTGACCGACCGGTCACCGCTGACCGAAGGCCGGGATTTTTCGGTGCTGTCGCCGCGCACCTGGCGACTGGCGGACCTGGGCGCCAAGCATGCGCTGCTGCGCGAAGGCATCGGTTGGGGCAACATGCCGTTGCCGCTGATCGAGCCCGATCTGGTGGCGGGGACCCTGGTGCGGCTGGCGATGCCGGAGGCACCGGGCGGCACATATCGCTTTTCCGGGATCTGGCGCCGCGACGTGCCGCCGGGGCCGGCAGCAGCCTGGCTGCTCGACCAGTTCATCGAACGGGGTCGCAGCGACGGCGACAGCGCGGGGCTTGCCGACATCTAG
- a CDS encoding sterol desaturase family protein codes for MKRSTLALAMAASVAAIALAERRRPLRPASSPAAPRIARNLAMGAMCAVVVALAEQPMTQAIARTNIARRRGLAGLAPRPLAPVVAFLAMDYGFYRWHVATHRVPLLWRLHRVHHVDPDLDMSTAIRFHFVDMVVSLPWQAVQVRLSGIGPRTLLAWRRFFFLSILFHHANWRLPGQWDDRLSLLLTTPRMHGIHHSQRLAERESNWSSGISLWDRLHGTFVAGVDQALIPIGIDDSAATADVALLPAIAAPFA; via the coding sequence ATGAAACGCTCGACGCTCGCCCTGGCGATGGCGGCCAGCGTTGCTGCAATTGCCTTGGCGGAGCGGCGGCGACCGCTGCGGCCAGCCTCAAGCCCCGCCGCGCCGCGCATCGCCCGCAACCTTGCCATGGGCGCGATGTGTGCCGTCGTTGTTGCCTTGGCCGAACAGCCGATGACTCAGGCGATCGCGCGTACGAACATCGCGCGCCGACGCGGGCTGGCCGGTCTTGCGCCCCGGCCGCTGGCGCCGGTCGTCGCATTTCTGGCCATGGATTACGGCTTCTACCGCTGGCATGTCGCGACCCATCGTGTGCCGCTGCTGTGGCGACTGCACCGCGTTCACCACGTCGATCCCGACCTCGACATGTCGACCGCGATTCGCTTCCACTTCGTCGACATGGTCGTTTCGCTGCCGTGGCAGGCGGTCCAGGTCAGGCTCAGCGGCATCGGGCCGCGGACACTGTTGGCCTGGCGAAGGTTCTTCTTCCTGTCGATCCTTTTTCACCATGCCAACTGGCGTCTGCCGGGGCAGTGGGACGACCGGCTGTCGCTGCTGCTGACGACGCCGCGCATGCACGGCATCCACCATTCGCAGCGGCTTGCCGAGCGGGAGAGCAACTGGTCGAGCGGCATCAGCCTGTGGGACCGGCTGCACGGCACCTTTGTTGCCGGGGTCGATCAGGCCCTCATCCCGATCGGGATCGATGACTCGGCGGCCACCGCCGATGTCGCGTTGCTGCCGGCGATCGCCGCTCCGTTCGCCTGA
- the nth gene encoding endonuclease III: MTPDRIEAFYTRLAAANPAPVTELAYSNPYTLLVAVVLSAQSTDIGVNKATRGLFAAASDPAAMLALGEASVRDHIRTIGLFNTKARNVIALSAILVAEHGGAVPADRDALERLPGVGRKTANVVLNTAFGQDTCAVDTHIFRVANRTGLAPGKTVLAVEDAIMARTPKRFLRNAHHWLILHGRYVCTARKPHCPACPVADLCDYPAKTPPV, encoded by the coding sequence ATGACGCCTGACCGGATCGAAGCCTTTTACACGCGCCTGGCGGCGGCAAATCCGGCGCCCGTCACCGAGCTTGCATATTCCAACCCCTATACGCTGCTCGTCGCCGTGGTGCTGTCGGCGCAATCGACCGATATCGGCGTCAACAAGGCGACCCGCGGGCTGTTTGCCGCCGCGTCGGACCCGGCGGCGATGCTGGCGCTGGGGGAAGCCAGTGTGCGCGACCATATCCGCACGATCGGCCTGTTCAACACCAAGGCAAGAAATGTCATCGCGCTGTCGGCGATTCTGGTCGCCGAACATGGCGGGGCGGTGCCGGCGGACCGCGACGCGCTGGAACGCCTGCCCGGTGTGGGGCGAAAGACCGCCAATGTCGTCCTCAACACCGCCTTCGGCCAGGACACCTGCGCCGTCGACACGCATATCTTCCGGGTCGCCAACCGCACCGGCCTTGCGCCCGGCAAGACCGTGCTGGCGGTGGAAGACGCGATCATGGCACGAACGCCGAAGCGGTTCCTGCGCAACGCCCATCATTGGCTGATCCTGCACGGCCGCTATGTCTGCACGGCACGAAAGCCGCACTGCCCGGCGTGTCCGGTTGCGGACCTGTGCGATTATCCGGCCAAGACTCCGCCGGTCTGA
- the dapB gene encoding 4-hydroxy-tetrahydrodipicolinate reductase, with amino-acid sequence MASSRIKIGVLGAGGRMGQAIIAGVGADPQLVLAGAIERAGHPLVGRPLGPPFPTSMTICSNHGPLANSSDVLVDFTAPAALEATLDAALDGKAAIVIGTTGLEPRHHALIDRAARSIPVLQAANTSLGVTLLARLVADAARALGPEWDIEIAELHHRHKVDSPSGTALALGAAAAAGRGVDLARVSDRGRDGITGARVAGHIGFAALRGGSAAGDHSVLFAGDGERIELRHLAENRDIFARGALRAAQWLAHQRPGRYTMDDVLGLPSR; translated from the coding sequence ATGGCAAGCAGCAGGATCAAGATCGGTGTTCTGGGCGCCGGCGGGCGCATGGGGCAGGCGATCATCGCCGGCGTCGGCGCCGATCCGCAACTGGTGCTCGCCGGCGCCATCGAACGCGCCGGCCACCCCCTTGTCGGCCGGCCGCTCGGGCCGCCGTTCCCCACTTCGATGACCATCTGTTCCAACCATGGCCCGTTGGCGAACAGCAGCGACGTGCTTGTGGATTTCACCGCGCCGGCCGCGCTGGAAGCAACGCTCGACGCCGCTCTCGATGGCAAGGCGGCGATCGTCATCGGCACGACCGGGCTGGAGCCCCGCCACCATGCGCTGATCGACCGGGCGGCGCGGTCGATCCCGGTGCTGCAGGCCGCCAACACCAGCCTTGGCGTGACCCTGCTGGCCCGGCTCGTTGCCGATGCGGCGCGCGCGCTGGGCCCCGAATGGGATATCGAGATCGCCGAACTTCACCATCGCCACAAGGTCGATTCGCCGTCGGGGACCGCGCTGGCGCTGGGTGCCGCCGCAGCGGCGGGGCGCGGTGTCGATCTCGCCAGGGTCAGCGACCGCGGGCGTGACGGCATCACCGGCGCGCGCGTGGCGGGCCATATCGGCTTTGCCGCCCTGCGCGGGGGCAGCGCGGCGGGGGATCACAGCGTTCTGTTTGCCGGCGATGGGGAACGGATCGAGCTGCGCCACCTTGCCGAAAACCGCGATATCTTCGCGCGCGGGGCGCTGCGGGCGGCGCAGTGGCTCGCCCACCAGCGCCCCGGCCGCTACACCATGGACGATGTGCTGGGGCTGCCGTCACGGTAG
- a CDS encoding dihydrolipoyl dehydrogenase family protein has translation MCLYTHDLIVIGAGAGGLTAAGGCARLGLRVALIERSAMGGDCLNTGCVPSKALIAAAARAHALRSGAALGIAAVEPAVDFAAVHAHVHRAIAAIAPVDSAEHMTELGCEVIRGDAVLTGRAAVAVGDRKISAPRIVLAVGSRPQIPNIEGLADVPLLTNENVFALDTLPRHLLVVGNGPIGLELAQAFRRLGAEVTVAAPGGALPKDDAEAVAVALDSLANDGVNFIRGEVSHAASDATGVTLTLKGGETLSGSHVLLATGRSHDFAGLGLDAAGVQHDADGIVVDARRRTSNPRIYAIGDCRPGPHFTHVSGYEGANIVLEVGLGLPTKADYSALPWVTYTDPEVAQVGLTEVAARKRHGDTVRVWREDFADNDRAIAEGDTRGFVKLVKHGRKLVGATIVGAGAGDLILPAAMIVAGKSSLFGLASLIVPYPNRSENLKKAAFASQDALVFNRFTRGWAQLLARLRR, from the coding sequence GTGTGTCTGTACACGCATGATCTGATCGTCATTGGCGCCGGCGCGGGCGGGCTTACCGCTGCGGGGGGATGCGCTCGCCTCGGGTTGCGGGTGGCGTTGATCGAGCGCAGCGCCATGGGCGGCGACTGTCTGAACACGGGCTGTGTGCCCTCTAAAGCGCTGATCGCTGCAGCGGCGCGGGCTCATGCGCTGCGCAGCGGTGCCGCACTCGGCATCGCGGCGGTCGAACCGGCCGTCGACTTCGCGGCGGTTCACGCCCACGTCCACCGCGCCATCGCTGCAATTGCCCCGGTGGACAGCGCCGAGCACATGACCGAGCTCGGCTGTGAGGTTATTCGCGGCGATGCCGTGCTGACCGGCCGAGCGGCGGTTGCTGTTGGCGACCGCAAGATATCTGCTCCGCGTATCGTGCTTGCCGTTGGTTCAAGACCGCAAATTCCGAACATCGAGGGGCTGGCAGATGTGCCTTTGCTGACCAACGAGAACGTCTTCGCGCTCGATACGCTGCCCCGCCATTTGCTGGTTGTCGGCAATGGCCCGATCGGGCTTGAACTGGCACAGGCGTTTCGACGGCTTGGCGCCGAGGTTACCGTCGCGGCGCCGGGCGGCGCGCTGCCGAAGGATGATGCCGAGGCGGTGGCGGTGGCTTTGGATTCGCTGGCAAACGATGGTGTCAATTTCATCCGGGGTGAAGTCAGTCACGCCGCGTCCGACGCCACCGGCGTGACGCTCACCTTGAAGGGCGGGGAGACACTATCGGGCAGCCATGTGCTGCTTGCGACCGGCAGGTCGCATGATTTTGCAGGACTCGGTCTCGATGCAGCCGGTGTGCAGCACGATGCTGACGGCATTGTGGTCGATGCGCGCAGGCGGACGTCCAACCCGCGCATCTACGCCATCGGCGATTGCCGCCCGGGTCCGCACTTCACCCACGTCTCCGGCTACGAGGGTGCCAATATCGTGCTCGAGGTTGGGCTGGGGTTGCCCACCAAGGCGGACTATTCGGCGCTGCCCTGGGTCACCTATACCGATCCCGAGGTCGCCCAGGTCGGCCTTACGGAGGTGGCTGCGCGCAAACGCCATGGTGACACCGTCCGTGTCTGGCGCGAAGACTTCGCCGACAATGACCGGGCAATTGCGGAGGGTGACACGCGCGGCTTCGTCAAACTCGTCAAGCATGGCCGAAAACTGGTCGGCGCGACGATCGTCGGCGCAGGTGCGGGTGACTTGATCCTGCCGGCGGCGATGATCGTAGCCGGGAAGTCCAGCCTGTTCGGCCTGGCAAGCCTTATAGTGCCCTATCCCAACCGCAGCGAGAATCTGAAAAAGGCGGCGTTTGCGAGCCAGGATGCCCTTGTCTTCAACCGGTTCACAAGAGGTTGGGCACAGTTGCTGGCGAGGCTGCGGCGATGA
- a CDS encoding radical SAM protein has translation MTSPFISAGPMLDPAKFRDPLRTAAGEVRASVAAQALETLWFNTGTLCNLACRTCYIESSPVNDALAYLALADVAAYLDEIAEAGLPTRQIGFTGGEPFMNRELPAMLALSLERGFEVLVLTNAMRPMRRFEAAILALPHRERLTFRVSLDHHIAAIHEAERGPRSWAPAVAGLQWLAAQGFRVAVAGRSLPGETEAAARAGYGALFAQLGIVIDAADPGSLVLFPEMDAGLDVPEITTACWSILGVVPDSLMCASSRMVVWRRGEAGPRVAACTLLPFEPGFDLGATLAEAARPVALNHPHCARFCVLGGASCAT, from the coding sequence ATGACCTCGCCGTTTATCTCCGCGGGCCCGATGCTCGATCCCGCCAAGTTCCGCGACCCTCTCCGGACGGCGGCAGGCGAGGTCCGCGCGAGCGTTGCAGCCCAAGCGCTCGAGACGTTGTGGTTCAACACCGGCACGCTGTGCAATCTCGCTTGCCGCACTTGCTACATCGAAAGCTCGCCAGTTAACGATGCCCTCGCTTATCTGGCGCTTGCCGACGTTGCTGCCTATCTCGACGAGATCGCCGAGGCTGGTCTGCCAACGCGGCAAATCGGCTTTACCGGCGGGGAGCCGTTCATGAACCGGGAGCTGCCGGCCATGCTGGCGCTGTCCCTAGAGCGTGGCTTCGAGGTGCTCGTTCTGACCAATGCCATGCGGCCGATGCGGCGCTTCGAGGCCGCGATCCTGGCATTGCCGCACCGCGAGCGACTGACGTTCCGGGTCAGCCTCGACCACCATATAGCCGCGATCCACGAGGCGGAGCGGGGCCCGCGCAGCTGGGCACCGGCCGTCGCCGGGCTGCAGTGGCTTGCGGCGCAAGGCTTCCGGGTCGCGGTGGCGGGCCGGTCGCTGCCCGGCGAGACCGAGGCCGCGGCCCGAGCCGGCTACGGCGCGCTGTTCGCACAGCTGGGCATCGTCATCGACGCTGCCGACCCGGGAAGCCTGGTGCTGTTCCCCGAAATGGACGCTGGCCTCGACGTGCCCGAGATCACCACCGCCTGCTGGTCAATCCTTGGTGTCGTTCCCGACAGCCTGATGTGCGCATCGAGCCGCATGGTGGTGTGGCGCCGCGGCGAGGCCGGGCCGCGTGTTGCCGCCTGCACGCTGCTGCCCTTCGAGCCGGGTTTCGACTTGGGTGCGACGCTGGCCGAGGCGGCGAGGCCGGTCGCGCTCAACCATCCGCATTGCGCGCGTTTCTGTGTGCTCGGCGGTGCGAGCTGCGCAACATGA
- a CDS encoding pirin family protein, with protein sequence MIDLRPFNSLGGANHGWLDAKHHFSFANYHDPKRMNWGNLRVWNDDTIAPNSGFPPHPHRDMEIITYVREGAITHQDNLGNLGRTEAGDVQVMSAGTGITHAEYNKEDITTRIFQIWIQPTRSGEKPGWGARPFPKGERSGQFVVLASGFDGDGDALPIRTNARVVAATLKAGDTAEYPLGKDRRAYLVPATGAVEIEGTRVNARDGAAVSDLDVLRVTAIADSEIVLVDAA encoded by the coding sequence ATGATCGACCTGCGTCCCTTCAACAGCCTCGGCGGTGCCAACCACGGCTGGCTCGATGCCAAGCACCATTTCTCCTTTGCCAATTACCATGATCCCAAGCGGATGAACTGGGGCAATCTGCGCGTCTGGAACGATGACACCATCGCGCCCAATTCGGGCTTCCCGCCGCATCCGCACCGCGACATGGAAATCATCACCTATGTCCGTGAAGGCGCGATCACCCATCAGGACAATCTCGGCAATCTGGGTCGTACCGAAGCCGGCGATGTCCAGGTGATGAGCGCCGGCACCGGCATCACCCATGCCGAATACAACAAGGAAGACATCACCACCCGGATCTTCCAGATCTGGATCCAGCCGACCCGCAGCGGCGAAAAGCCCGGTTGGGGCGCGCGCCCCTTCCCCAAGGGTGAACGCTCGGGACAGTTCGTCGTTCTCGCCAGCGGCTTCGACGGCGATGGCGACGCCCTGCCGATCCGCACCAACGCGCGGGTGGTGGCGGCAACGCTGAAGGCCGGCGACACCGCCGAATATCCGCTCGGCAAGGACCGGCGCGCCTATCTCGTGCCGGCGACCGGTGCCGTCGAGATCGAAGGCACCCGCGTCAACGCCCGGGACGGCGCCGCGGTCAGCGACCTCGACGTGCTGCGGGTGACGGCAATCGCGGACAGCGAGATCGTCCTCGTCGACGCCGCCTGA
- a CDS encoding DUF2244 domain-containing protein, with translation MILDLTLTPNRSFDPRHTRWLVAAVGGVFFLGGLRFLALGAWPVIPFMVIDVALLAWAFRSNTAAGRGHERVTLVDDALTLQRVSAHGVERRFGFEPYWTRVEIEETPAGDAHVWLTGHGRRVRVGGFLSAPERRAVGATIAAALSAYRDGSPSTSSMV, from the coding sequence GTGATTCTGGACCTGACCCTGACCCCGAACCGGTCGTTCGACCCGCGTCACACGCGCTGGCTGGTGGCGGCCGTCGGCGGGGTGTTTTTTCTCGGCGGCCTGCGTTTCCTGGCGCTCGGGGCGTGGCCGGTCATTCCCTTCATGGTCATCGATGTGGCGTTGCTGGCCTGGGCGTTCCGCAGCAACACCGCCGCCGGCCGTGGCCATGAACGCGTCACGCTGGTCGATGATGCACTGACCCTGCAACGTGTCAGCGCCCATGGCGTTGAGCGGCGTTTCGGGTTCGAGCCCTATTGGACGCGGGTCGAGATCGAGGAAACCCCGGCAGGGGACGCCCATGTCTGGTTGACGGGCCATGGCCGGCGCGTGCGGGTCGGCGGGTTCCTGTCCGCGCCCGAACGCCGCGCCGTGGGGGCGACGATTGCCGCCGCGCTGAGTGCCTACCGTGACGGCAGCCCCAGCACATCGTCCATGGTGTAG
- a CDS encoding NAD-dependent deacylase translates to MTLRNIVILTGAGVSAESGVPTFRGPDGLWEGHRVEDVATPEAFVRDRVLVQRFYDARRAALAGVAPNAAHRALAQLDAEWRGELLLVTQNVDDLHERAGSRRLVHMHGELNRALCTACGAAPEWRIALSGNPPCPRCDAPALRPDIVWFGEMPYQMDLIDAAISACDLFVSIGTSGAVYPAAGFVGLARAAGARTLELNLDPSAGTPLFDAARHGPAGTLVPAFVADLLSR, encoded by the coding sequence ATGACCCTTCGCAATATCGTCATCCTGACCGGCGCCGGCGTTTCCGCCGAATCGGGCGTGCCGACGTTCCGCGGTCCCGACGGATTGTGGGAGGGGCATCGCGTGGAGGATGTGGCGACGCCCGAGGCGTTCGTGCGGGACCGGGTGCTCGTCCAGCGCTTTTACGATGCGCGGCGTGCCGCACTGGCGGGCGTGGCGCCCAATGCCGCGCATCGGGCGCTGGCGCAGCTGGATGCCGAATGGCGCGGGGAATTGCTGCTCGTCACCCAGAATGTCGATGACCTGCACGAACGCGCCGGGTCGCGGCGGCTGGTGCACATGCATGGCGAACTCAACCGCGCCCTGTGTACCGCCTGCGGTGCCGCGCCGGAATGGCGGATCGCCCTGTCCGGCAACCCGCCCTGCCCGCGTTGCGACGCGCCGGCGTTGCGGCCCGACATCGTCTGGTTCGGCGAAATGCCGTACCAGATGGACCTGATCGACGCGGCGATTTCGGCGTGCGACCTGTTCGTGTCGATCGGCACATCGGGCGCGGTCTATCCGGCGGCGGGGTTCGTCGGCCTGGCGCGCGCCGCCGGCGCCCGGACGCTGGAGCTCAACCTCGATCCATCGGCGGGGACGCCGCTCTTCGACGCGGCCCGCCACGGCCCCGCCGGCACGCTGGTGCCGGCGTTCGTGGCGGACCTGCTCAGCCGATAG
- a CDS encoding complex I NDUFA9 subunit family protein, protein MNDSHFALAPGALVTVIGGSGFIGRYIVQRLAEAGYRVRVVVRHPDPALFLKPLGGLGQIQIVRGDIGSDAGIARVFDGAAGGINLVGILDEKGGQRFVAVQAEGAGRAARAAAAAGITAYVQMSAIGADPASAVPYARTKAEGEAAVRAAIPTAVVLRPSLVVGPEDQFLNRFAAMAKVAPVLPVIAGDSKFQPVYVQDVAAAAVAALTRADAAGQIFELGGPEALSFRAILTMINAETRHNRTLVEVPASLAGLMARMGDTLPFMPITSDQLAMLKKDNVANPALPGLAALGITPTPMAAFVPAMLERYRPGGRFNKAD, encoded by the coding sequence ATGAACGACAGTCATTTCGCTCTGGCGCCGGGCGCGCTGGTCACCGTCATCGGCGGTTCGGGTTTCATCGGCCGCTATATCGTCCAGCGGCTGGCGGAAGCCGGCTATCGGGTCCGCGTCGTCGTCCGCCACCCTGATCCGGCGCTGTTCCTGAAACCGCTCGGCGGGCTTGGCCAGATCCAGATCGTGCGCGGCGACATCGGCAGCGACGCCGGCATCGCGCGGGTGTTCGATGGTGCTGCCGGCGGTATCAACCTTGTCGGCATCCTCGATGAAAAGGGCGGCCAGCGCTTTGTCGCGGTCCAGGCCGAAGGCGCCGGACGGGCCGCCCGCGCCGCCGCAGCGGCGGGCATCACGGCCTATGTTCAGATGTCGGCGATCGGCGCCGATCCGGCCTCGGCCGTGCCCTATGCCCGCACCAAGGCCGAAGGCGAGGCGGCGGTGCGCGCGGCCATTCCCACGGCGGTGGTGCTGCGCCCCAGCCTGGTCGTCGGCCCCGAGGACCAGTTTCTCAACCGATTTGCCGCAATGGCAAAGGTGGCGCCGGTGCTGCCGGTCATCGCCGGCGACAGCAAGTTCCAGCCGGTCTATGTCCAGGACGTCGCCGCCGCTGCGGTCGCGGCGCTCACCCGTGCCGATGCCGCCGGGCAGATTTTCGAACTCGGCGGCCCCGAGGCGCTGAGCTTTCGCGCCATTCTGACGATGATCAACGCCGAGACGCGCCACAATCGCACGCTCGTCGAGGTACCGGCGAGCCTTGCCGGCTTGATGGCGCGGATGGGGGACACGCTGCCGTTCATGCCGATCACATCGGACCAGCTGGCGATGCTGAAGAAGGACAATGTCGCGAACCCGGCCCTGCCCGGCCTCGCCGCACTCGGCATCACGCCGACGCCGATGGCGGCATTCGTGCCAGCGATGCTGGAGCGCTATCGTCCCGGTGGCCGCTTCAACAAGGCCGATTGA
- a CDS encoding SDR family oxidoreductase: protein MRVLVTGAGGLIGGELVARLAAAGHEVTALLHRNRAIIANNGTPVAVATLFGDIRQPGLGLGDNPQFDLIVHAAAVTSFDAPTDVYRAVNVDGTRHVIALAERRLTPLVYVSTAYVCGVCDAIVREGERGDMFSNGYEASKAAAESLVEAAALRGLPTVIARPSIVVGDSATGRLRTFDNIYLMLRLIAERRLRTLPGAMHATLDLVPIDHVAGGIAALVAGFDRARGKTVHLVAAQATALPLLAAAIAAVPGLGQPAFVDPASFDRAALPPAERRWHAVAAPYMSYLLRAPRFDTANAATLVPPCPPTDAAWLGRLLHACLDAGYLSARPGNASPMPAAEC from the coding sequence ATGCGGGTCCTTGTCACCGGGGCAGGCGGATTGATCGGCGGCGAGCTCGTCGCCAGGCTTGCCGCAGCCGGGCACGAGGTAACGGCGCTCCTGCATCGCAACCGCGCCATCATCGCCAACAACGGCACGCCTGTCGCGGTCGCCACGCTTTTCGGCGATATCCGCCAGCCCGGTCTCGGGCTCGGCGATAACCCGCAGTTCGACCTAATCGTCCACGCTGCCGCAGTGACCAGCTTCGATGCACCGACCGATGTCTATCGCGCCGTCAACGTCGACGGAACCCGGCATGTCATTGCTCTCGCCGAGCGGCGCCTCACGCCGTTGGTCTATGTCAGCACCGCCTATGTCTGCGGGGTGTGCGACGCGATTGTCCGCGAGGGCGAACGCGGCGACATGTTCAGCAACGGCTATGAGGCCAGCAAGGCGGCGGCCGAATCGCTTGTCGAGGCGGCAGCGCTGCGCGGTCTGCCCACCGTGATCGCCCGCCCTTCGATCGTTGTTGGCGACAGTGCGACCGGCCGCCTGCGCACCTTCGACAACATCTACCTGATGCTGCGCCTGATCGCCGAGCGGCGGCTGCGGACCTTGCCGGGTGCCATGCACGCAACGCTGGACCTGGTGCCCATCGATCATGTTGCAGGCGGCATCGCGGCGCTCGTCGCGGGTTTCGATCGGGCGCGCGGCAAGACTGTCCATCTCGTCGCCGCGCAGGCAACAGCGCTGCCCCTTCTCGCTGCTGCAATTGCCGCCGTGCCTGGCCTGGGGCAACCGGCTTTCGTCGACCCGGCTTCGTTCGACCGCGCCGCTCTGCCGCCCGCCGAGCGGCGCTGGCATGCCGTGGCGGCTCCCTACATGTCCTATCTGCTTCGCGCGCCGCGGTTCGACACAGCCAATGCCGCGACGCTGGTGCCGCCATGCCCGCCAACCGACGCGGCTTGGCTGGGCCGGTTGTTGCACGCCTGTCTCGATGCCGGCTATCTCAGCGCACGTCCGGGTAATGCTTCCCCAATGCCTGCGGCCGAATGTTGA